One Ricinus communis isolate WT05 ecotype wild-type chromosome 1, ASM1957865v1, whole genome shotgun sequence DNA window includes the following coding sequences:
- the LOC8270623 gene encoding uncharacterized protein LOC8270623: protein MRTWSGWRRFILSFFLLLVIFHIFSVLELHSNSVTEAPQKNRNKKSDHLVLGPAAGQGLPDRLQCEGSKALNKTHLLDSSSGSNVGDNVAFVTVFTIYNTSLDSLPNDRSSNFVTVGNVSYSKTERSMAILNVFINFIQVTMPQSNVIILTDPASDLLLQRDKVTLYPIQGEYSREKLMLQRIRSYINFLDTKLKELAKNPVHKSHYIFTDSDIAVVDDLGRIFHEYRNFHIALTFRNNKEQPLNSGFIAVRGTAESILRAKIFLQHVLEVYTSKYMNASRMLGDQLALAWVIRSHPGFDLSRFRKAQAFMDEMGGASVLFLPCATYNWTPPEGAGQFHGMPLDVKVVHFKGSRKRLMLESWNFFRSASDISDMLCLILMSGRTKYDF from the exons ATGAGAACATGGAGTGGATGGCGTCGTTtcatcctttctttctttctgctTCTCGTCATCTTTCATATCTTCTCTG tgCTGGAATTGCATTCGAACTCGGTCACTGAAGCTCCCCAGAAGAATCGGAATAAAAAGTCTGATCATCTGGTTCTTGGGCCTGCTGCTGGCCAAGGCTTGCCTGATCGGTTGCAATGTGAAG GCTCCAAAGCTCTCAACAAAACCCATTTGCTGGATTCTTCCTCTGGCTCCAATGTTGGAGATAACGTTGCATTTGTTACCGTCTTTACCATTTACAACACTTCACTGGattctcttcctaatgatagATCATCAAACTTTGTCACTGTTGGGAATGTTTCTTACAGTAAGACAGAGAGGTCAATGGCCATTTTGAATGTATTCATTAATTTCATTCAG GTGACTATGCCTCAAAGCAATGTTATCATCCTAACTGATCCAGCATCTGATCTCTTGCTGCAAAGAGATAAAGTTACTCTGTATCCTATTCAGGGAGAATATTCTAGAGAAAAGTTGATGCTTCAAAGAATCAGATCTTACATT AATTTTCTAGACACGAAGCTCAAGGAGCTTGCTAAGAACCCAGTTCATAAAAGCCATTACATCTTTACAGACTCAGATATAGCTGTGGTTGATGACCTCGGGCGCATTTTTCATGAATATCGAAATTTCCATATAGCCCTCACCTTCCGCAACAACAAAGAGCAGCCTTTAAATTCTGGGTTTATTGCAGTAAGGGGGACTGCCGAGTCAATTTTGAG AGCAAAGATTTTCCTTCAGCATGTGCTAGAAGTCTACACTTCCAAGTACATGAATGCTTCTCGAATGCTTGGAGATCAGTTAGCTCTTGCGTGGGTCATAAGATCACACCCTGGCTTTGATCTGTCGAGATTTCGTAAAGCACAGGCTTTTATGGATGAGATGGGAGGTGCATCAGTCCTCTTTCTACCATGTGCTACATATAATTGGACACCACCTGAGGGAGCAGGTCAATTTCACGGAATGCCTTTGGATGTCAAGGTGGTGCATTTTAAGGGATCAAGGAAACGTCTAATGCTCGAATCATGGAATTTCTTCAGATCTGCTTCTGACATTTCTGATATGTTGTGCCTTATTTTAATGAGTGGTAGAACTAAGTATGATTTCTGA
- the LOC8270617 gene encoding pentatricopeptide repeat-containing protein At2g45350, chloroplastic, protein MLICASTNQQPWNSPLSTLILVRKCKTASDINQVHARMITTGFIKNTSLTTKIILSLSSSPNVALHEFARYIFFTRHAYIIGAREKEDPFLWNAVIKTHSHGNDPKQALIIFSLMLQNGVFVDKFSVSLVLKACSRLGLVKEGMQIHGLLRKLKFGSDVFLQNCLIGLYVKCRCIDYARQVFDKMPMRDSVSYNSMIAGYVKHGNIDLARQLYDVMPINWRNLVSWNSLLSGYMRSDNGFELAWNLFEKMPERDLISWNSMIDGCAKRGRMEDAQALFDTMPERTIISWANMVDGYAKLGYVDIARKFFDNMPDRDVVACNAMMSGYVQNGYCMEALGIFHDMQRESNLCPDNATLLIVLSAIAQLGHIEKGVEIHCYIQENGFSLEEKLGVALIDMYSKCGSAENAMLVFEGIKGKTADHWNAMINGLAIHGMGELALHFLIEMERVGSKPDDITFIGLLNACGHAGLMKEGMICFELMRRVYKVEPKLQHYGCMVDILSRAGHLKEASKFIEEMPIEPNDVIWRTLVSACKTHQTFTVGEPLAEHLIRLDASNSSSYVLLSNMYAGLHMWDEASRVRTMMKERNLKKIPGCSWIDLEGITHEFSVQDKSHPKVTEIYSLLDSVPTPNSELSYSGNYG, encoded by the coding sequence ATGCTTATCTGTGCCAGTACAAATCAACAGCCGTGGAATTCACCGCTATCAACTCTGATTCTTGTCCGAAAATGCAAAACTGCAAGCGACATAAATCAAGTCCATGCAAGGATGATAACAACTGGGTTTATCAAAAACACTTCTTTAACTACTAAAATCATACTGTCTCTCTCTTCCTCACCAAACGTGGCACTTCACGAATTTGCTCgctatattttctttacacGTCATGCTTATATTATCGGTGCACGAGAAAAAGAGGACCCTTTTCTCTGGAATGCTGTAATCAAGACTCACTCTCATGGAAATGACCCAAAACAAGCGTTAATAATTTTCTCTCTGATGCTTCAGAATGGGGTTTTTGTGGACAAGTTTTCGGTTTCTTTGGTCTTGAAAGCATGTTCTCGACTGGGGTTGGTTAAGGAAGGAATGCAAATTCATGGGTTattgagaaaattaaaattcggGTCTGATGTGTTTTTGCAAAATTGCTTGATCGGGTTGTATGTAAAATGTCGATGCATAGATTACGCACGTCAAGTGTTTGATAAAATGCCCATGAGAGACTCTGTTTCATATAATTCGATGATAGCTGGTTATGTCAAGCATGGTAACATTGACCTGGCACGTCAATTGTATGATGTTATGCCGATTAATTGGAGAAATTTAGTTTCTTGGAATTCTTTATTAAGTGGGTATATGCGGTCAGACAATGGATTCGAGCTTGCTTGGAATTTGTTTGAGAAAATGCCTGAGAGAGATCTGATTTCGTGGAACTCAATGATTGATGGGTGTGCGAAACGTGGGAGGATGGAAGATGCTCAGGCTTTGTTTGATACGATGCCGGAAAGGACTATAATTAGCTGGGCTAACATGGTTGATGGGTATGCTAAATTAGGCTATGTTGATATTGCTAGGAAATTTTTTGATAACATGCCAGATAGAGATGTTGTTGCTTGTAATGCCATGATGAGTGGTTACGTACAAAATGGCTACTGCATGGAAGCTTTAGGTATCTTTCATGATATGCAAAGAGAGAGTAATCTGTGTCCTGACAATGCCACGTTGTTGATTGTTCTTTCTGCAATTGCTCAGTTAGGGCATATTGAAAAAGGGGTTGAAATACATTGCTATATACAGGAAAATGGGTTTTCCCTGGAGGAGAAACTCGGTGTTGCTTTGATTGACATGTATTCTAAATGTGGCAGCGCAGAGAATGCCATGTTGGTCTTTGAGGgcataaaaggaaaaactgCTGATCATTGGAATGCCATGATAAATGGATTGGCCATTCACGGCATGGGTGAATTAGCTTTACATTTTCTTATAGAGATGGAGAGGGTGGGGAGCAAACCAGATGATATAACGTTCATCGGACTGTTAAACGCTTGTGGCCATGCTGGCTTGATGAAGGAAGGTATGATATGTTTTGAGCTTATGAGAAGAGTTTACAAAGTGGAGCCAAAACTGCAACACTATGGGTGCATGGTTGACATCCTCAGCCGGGCAGGGCATCTAAAAGAAGCCAGCAAATTCATAGAAGAAATGCCGATTGAACCAAATGATGTGATTTGGAGGACTTTAGTCAGTGCTTGTAAAACTCATCAAACCTTCACTGTTGGAGAACCTTTAGCTGAGCATCTAATAAGGCTAGATGCTTCTAATTCGAGTTCATATGTGCTTCTGTCTAATATGTATGCGGGTCTTCATATGTGGGATGAGGCCAGTAGGGTTAGGACAAtgatgaaagaaagaaatttgaagaaaattcCTGGTTGCAGTTGGATTGACCTAGAGGGTATTACTCATGAATTCTCTGTGCAAGACAAGTCCCATCCTAAAGTAACGGAGATCTATTCATTGCTGGATAGTGTTCCCACGCCGAATTCAGAGCTCAGTTACTCTGGAAATTATGGCTGA
- the LOC8270624 gene encoding LRR receptor-like serine/threonine-protein kinase GSO1 produces MHSLLFYLLSLSVFLSQTLSSPTELELLMQIKASLDPNNRFLTSWEPNTNPCSGSFEGVACNGQGNVANISLQGKGLSGQIPAALGGLKSLTGLYLHFNALNGEIPKEIAELTELSDLYLNVNNLSGEIPSQIGNMSNLQVLQLCYNKLTGSIPTQLGSLRKLNVLALQYNQLTSAIPASLGDLKFLTRLDLSFNGLFGSVPIKLASAPMLQVLDIRNNSLSGNLPAALRRLDNGFQYDNNPDLCGIGFPNLETCTASGNLNPNRPEPFKPNGTLQRDIPESANFTSNCGQTHCSNSSKNPQFGIIFGVIGVFIVLTIIVLFTFTWYRRQKQKIGSAFDASDGRLSTDQAKEVYRKSASPLISLEYSNGWDPLAIGQNKNGLSQEFLESFMFNLEEVERATQCFSEVNLLGKSNFCATYKGILRDGSVVAVKCITKTSCKSDEADFLKGLKILTSLKHENLVRLRGFCCSKGRGECFLIYDFVQNGNLLQYLDVKEGTERVLEWSTRVSIINGIAKGIGYLHGNKGSKRALFHQNISAEKVFVDIRYSPLLSDSGLHKLLADDIVFSILKASAAMGYLAPEYTTTGRFTEKSDVYSFGMIVLQILSGKQNITAMIRHAVESYKVELFIDAKLEGKFSELEAIELGKLALLCTHESPDQRPTVETVLREVSGFTVAP; encoded by the exons ATGCACAGTCTTCTATTCTACCTTCTCTCCCTCTCTGTCTTCCTCTCACAAACTCTGTCATCCCCAACTGAACTTGAACTCCTAATGCAAATCAAGGCCAGTCTTGACCCAAATAACCGGTTCTTGACCTCATGGGAACCCAACACTAACCCTTGCAGTGGGTCTTTTGAGGGCGTGGCTTGCAATGGGCAAGGCAACGTAGCTAATATATCTCTTCAGGGAAAGGGTCTTTCTGGTCAGATACCGGCTGCTCTAGGTGGGCTCAAGAGTTTGACTGGTTTGTATCTACATTTTAATGCATTGAATGGGGAGATACCAAAAGAGATTGCTGAGCTTACTGAACTTAGTGATTTGTATCTCAATGTGAATAATCTATCTGGGGAAATTCCAAGTCAGATTGGTAACATGTCTAATCTTCAAG TTTTGCAGCTGTGTTACAATAAGCTGACTGGGAGTATACCAACACAATTGGGATCTCTAAGGAAACTAAATGTCCTTGCTCTACAGTATAATCAGCTAACTAGTGCAATACCTGCAAGTTTGGGGGATTTGAAATTTTTGACAAGGTTGGACTTGAGCTTTAATGGCCTTTTTGGATCTGTCCCGATAAAATTAGCCAGCGCCCCTATGCTACAAGTTCTAGACATCCGTAACAACAGTCTCTCTGGGAATTTACCTGCAG CTCTAAGGAGGCTGGATAATGGATTCCAATATGACAATAATCCCGACTTATGTGGAATTGGGTTTCCTAACTTGGAAACATGTACAGCTTCTGGTAATTTGAACCCGAATAGGCCTGAACCTTTCAAACCTAATGGTACTTTGCAAAGAGATATCCCGGAATCTGCAAACTTTACTTCTAATTGTGGCCAAACTCATTGTTCAAATTCATCCAAAAACCCACAATTTGGTATCATCTTTGGTGTAATTGGAGTTTTCATTGTTTTAACCATCATTGTACTTTTCACGTTCACATGGTACCGCCgtcaaaaacagaaaattgGAAGTGCTTTTGATGCTTCAGATGGACGGCTTAGTACAGACCAGGCCAAGGAAGTTTACAGGAAGAGTGCCTCTCCACTTATTAGCCTAGAGTATTCCAATGGGTGGGATCCCTTAGCCATAGGCCAGAATAAAAATGGACTTTCTCAGGAATTTCTTGAAAGCTTCATGTTCAATTTAGAAGAGGTTGAACGAGCGACTCAATGCTTTTCAGAGGTGAATTTGTTGGGGAAGAGTAATTTCTGTGCCACCTATAAGGGAATCCTAAGAGACGGATCAGTTGTTGCTGTAAAGTGCATCACCAAAACAAGTTGCAAATCAGATGAAGCTGACTTTTTGAAGGGGTTGAAGATTTTGACCTCATTGAAACATGAAAATTTGGTGAGGCTGAGAGGCTTTTGTTGCTCCAAAGGAAGGGGGGAGTGCTTTCTCATTTATGATTTTGTCCAGAATGGAAATCTGTTGCAATACCTTGATGTAAAAGAAGGCACTGAGAGGGTTCTTGAGTGGTCTACCAGAGTATCTATCATAAATGGCATTGCCAAAG GTATTGGATATTTACATGGGAATAAAGGAAGTAAACGTGCTCTATTTCACCAGAATATATCAGCTGAGAAAGTGTTTGTTGACATACGGTATAGTCCATTACTCTCAGATTCAGGCTTGCACAAACTCCTTGCAGATGACATTGTTTTCTCCATACTCAAAGCCAGTGCTGCCATGGGATACCTAGCTCCTGAGTACACAACTACTGGTCGTTTCACTGAAAAGAGTGATGTTTATTCATTTGGTATGATTGTCCTCCAAATCCTCAGTGGAAAACAGAACATCACAGCAATGATTCGCCATGCAGTGGAATCATACAAAGTTGAACTTTTTATTGATGCAAAGCTCGAGGGGAAGTTCTCAGAATTAGAGGCAATCGAACTTGGGAAATTAGCTCTTCTTTGCACTCATGAGTCTCCTGATCAAAGGCCAACCGTGGAAACTGTATTGAGAGAAGTAAGTGGATTTACTGTTGCTCCTTAA